A part of Eubacterium sp. AB3007 genomic DNA contains:
- the asrA gene encoding anaerobic sulfite reductase subunit AsrA, whose protein sequence is MGYLLSKDGFDRILAELSRYYRLYGPVRKQGEGRFTDTDVIRYDLLKSSEDLELEHKSDYSFKETLLPLSETLFYFTEEQAKEADHTERGTIVFLRSCDLHAVKRLDQMYLANGSSQDPFYRRMREHMWFVLIGCQESDEDCFCVDMGSNVSENGYIFSVDRTQDGYRCDVQAEALQALFRSTAKREEEVVPAHVTENPTSVDLPEDISLDLYQDSLWEEYSTRCIGCGRCNFVCPTCTCYTMQDIYYTDNGQAGERRRVTASCMIDGYTDVAGGGSYRKTKGERMRFKVLHKIHDFRKRFGYDMCVGCGRCDAICPEYISFPLLINKISAAAGKEASHE, encoded by the coding sequence ATGGGCTATCTACTATCAAAGGACGGATTCGACAGGATTCTGGCGGAGCTGTCCCGGTATTACAGACTTTACGGGCCAGTTCGAAAACAAGGAGAAGGACGGTTTACGGACACCGATGTGATACGGTACGATCTCCTGAAGTCGTCCGAGGATCTGGAGTTGGAGCACAAGTCAGATTACTCGTTCAAAGAAACGTTGCTGCCGCTTTCGGAAACACTGTTCTACTTTACTGAGGAACAGGCGAAAGAGGCAGATCATACGGAACGGGGCACAATTGTATTTCTCCGGAGTTGCGACCTCCATGCGGTGAAACGATTGGATCAGATGTACCTTGCCAACGGGTCTTCTCAGGATCCGTTTTACAGAAGGATGCGGGAGCACATGTGGTTTGTTTTGATTGGGTGCCAGGAAAGCGATGAGGACTGCTTCTGCGTGGACATGGGGAGCAACGTGTCTGAGAACGGCTACATCTTCTCCGTGGACCGGACACAGGATGGATATCGCTGCGATGTACAGGCGGAAGCGCTGCAGGCATTGTTCCGGAGCACAGCGAAACGAGAGGAAGAGGTTGTCCCCGCCCATGTGACCGAGAATCCGACCAGCGTGGATCTCCCGGAAGACATCTCTCTGGATCTCTATCAGGACAGCCTGTGGGAAGAGTACAGCACCAGATGCATCGGCTGCGGACGCTGCAATTTTGTGTGTCCCACCTGCACCTGCTACACCATGCAGGACATCTATTACACCGACAACGGCCAGGCGGGCGAGCGCCGCAGAGTGACCGCCTCCTGTATGATTGACGGGTACACGGACGTAGCTGGCGGCGGTTCCTACCGAAAGACCAAGGGGGAGCGCATGCGGTTCAAGGTACTCCATAAGATCCACGATTTCAGAAAGCGCTTCGGCTATGATATGTGTGTAGGATGTGGGAGATGCGACGCGATATGCCCGGAGTACATATCCTTCCCACTTCTCATCAACAAGATCAGCGCTGCAGCAGGAAAGGAGGCCTCCCATGAGTGA
- the larE gene encoding ATP-dependent sacrificial sulfur transferase LarE — MTLQDFFQQNNKVALGFSGGVDSSYLLWAAIQYGSDVRAYYMKTAFQPQFEYEDAMELAAQIGAEVTVLEHDILSHPEVASNPQDRCYHCKRQIFGAICRAAREDGYTTILDGTNASDPAEDRPGMKALSEMKVLSPLALCGITKREVRERSKAAGLFTWNKPSYACLATRIPTGETITEDALARVERAEDVLREHGLRDFRVRKRGETGLIQVPEAEMEKVLAIRQEIIEGITPYFGEVVLDLKGRVAYDEK; from the coding sequence ATGACACTGCAGGATTTTTTTCAGCAGAACAACAAGGTTGCGCTTGGGTTTTCCGGCGGCGTGGACTCGTCCTACCTGCTGTGGGCGGCGATCCAGTATGGCTCCGATGTTCGCGCGTACTACATGAAGACCGCCTTTCAGCCTCAGTTCGAGTATGAGGATGCCATGGAACTGGCGGCACAGATCGGAGCAGAGGTCACGGTGCTGGAGCACGACATCCTGTCTCATCCGGAGGTGGCCTCCAATCCACAGGATCGATGCTACCATTGTAAGCGGCAGATCTTTGGCGCCATCTGCCGGGCGGCTCGGGAGGATGGCTATACCACCATCCTGGATGGCACCAATGCCTCCGATCCTGCGGAGGACAGGCCGGGGATGAAGGCTTTGTCCGAAATGAAGGTGCTTTCGCCACTCGCTCTCTGTGGCATCACCAAGCGAGAAGTGAGAGAACGATCGAAAGCAGCTGGCCTGTTCACCTGGAACAAGCCGAGTTACGCCTGTCTGGCGACCAGGATCCCCACCGGGGAGACCATCACAGAGGATGCGCTGGCCAGAGTGGAGCGTGCCGAGGACGTGCTCCGGGAGCACGGGCTGCGGGATTTCCGCGTGCGCAAGCGGGGAGAGACGGGGCTGATCCAGGTGCCGGAGGCGGAGATGGAGAAGGTGCTTGCAATCAGACAGGAGATCATCGAAGGGATCACCCCCTACTTTGGAGAGGTGGTCCTGGACCTGAAAGGAAGGGTAGCCTATGACGAGAAATGA
- the nikE gene encoding ABC transporter ATP-binding protein codes for MNMNELLRVENFRLAFHGPNGRVPAVRGVDLTIRRGETVAIVGESGSGKTALCRCILMLHAAHAKIESGRILLCGKEVTAMDEAALNQVRGTDAAIVFQDPMSSLNPVFSIGTQIMDPLRFHQGMSKGEAHVRALELLTQVGIDHPELRMKQYPHHLSGGQRQRVAIAIALACDPALLIADEPTTALDADTQSRIMELLGAICRRRDRGVLFITHDLGLARDLADRILVMKEGQIVEEGTAESVFRAPQHPYTQALLRYATYGKGSSHYHGHIREEMDSFAEQPVLVRVENLTKTFRLGRAQSRAVLRDFSLDIRKGEIVGLVGPSGCGKSTLARCMMGIHTPTAGSIWYAPGCNNSMIFQDSASAFDPRMTIEEIIAEPLVIAGGYPRQERHRRVLEVMKQVELPASLMDRHPYDVSGGERQRAAIARALITDPDFLIADEPISSLDVSIQAQIIHLLKRLREERDLTILLIAHDLPMVLHISDRVLQM; via the coding sequence ATGAACATGAATGAACTTCTTCGGGTAGAAAATTTCAGATTAGCCTTTCACGGCCCGAACGGCCGTGTCCCGGCCGTCCGAGGCGTAGATCTGACGATCCGCCGCGGCGAAACAGTGGCCATCGTAGGGGAATCCGGCAGCGGCAAGACCGCTCTCTGCCGCTGTATCCTCATGCTTCACGCGGCCCACGCCAAGATCGAAAGCGGACGTATCCTTCTCTGTGGCAAGGAGGTCACCGCCATGGACGAGGCCGCGCTGAATCAGGTGAGAGGTACGGATGCCGCCATCGTTTTTCAGGATCCCATGTCCTCTCTGAATCCGGTGTTCTCCATCGGCACCCAGATCATGGACCCTCTGCGCTTCCATCAGGGGATGTCCAAGGGAGAGGCCCATGTCCGCGCACTGGAACTTCTCACCCAGGTAGGGATCGATCATCCGGAACTTCGGATGAAGCAGTATCCCCACCATCTTTCCGGCGGACAACGTCAGCGGGTGGCCATCGCCATCGCCCTGGCCTGCGATCCCGCCTTGCTCATCGCAGATGAACCCACCACCGCTTTGGACGCGGACACCCAGTCTAGGATCATGGAACTCCTGGGAGCGATCTGTCGCCGAAGGGATCGGGGCGTGCTCTTCATCACCCACGACCTGGGCCTGGCCAGAGATCTGGCTGACCGGATCCTGGTCATGAAGGAGGGCCAGATCGTCGAGGAAGGCACCGCAGAATCTGTGTTCCGCGCGCCGCAGCATCCCTATACCCAGGCCCTTCTTAGGTACGCCACCTATGGAAAAGGCAGCAGCCACTACCACGGCCATATCCGGGAGGAGATGGACTCGTTTGCGGAGCAGCCGGTGCTGGTCCGGGTGGAGAATCTCACCAAGACCTTCCGCCTCGGCCGCGCCCAGTCCCGCGCAGTGCTCCGGGACTTTTCTCTAGACATCCGCAAGGGAGAGATCGTGGGACTGGTGGGACCTTCCGGCTGCGGCAAATCCACCTTGGCCCGCTGCATGATGGGGATCCACACGCCCACCGCCGGGAGCATCTGGTATGCGCCCGGATGCAATAACAGCATGATCTTCCAGGATTCTGCCTCGGCGTTTGACCCACGGATGACTATAGAAGAGATCATTGCGGAACCCCTGGTGATCGCCGGTGGCTATCCCCGCCAGGAACGGCACCGCCGGGTACTGGAAGTGATGAAACAGGTGGAGCTTCCTGCTTCCCTGATGGACCGGCATCCTTACGATGTCTCCGGCGGCGAGCGGCAGCGAGCCGCCATCGCCCGAGCGCTGATCACCGATCCGGACTTCCTCATAGCTGATGAACCTATCTCCTCTCTGGATGTCTCCATTCAGGCGCAGATCATCCATCTGCTGAAACGGCTGCGGGAGGAACGGGATCTGACCATCCTCCTCATCGCCCACGATCTGCCCATGGTGTTGCACATCAGCGACCGGGTGTTGCAGATGTGA
- a CDS encoding ABC transporter permease — protein MNRNKPIFSLALLALIVLCCAFAGLLAPYPPAAMDSAAVNLAPCRAHPFGTDNMGRDLFTMVLYGGRASLIIGLASAALSTFIAVVYGTASGLAGERTDDLLMRTVELLMSLPSILVILFLQAWWGQPTYLSLSVIIGITSWMNIAKIVRSEVRQIGESDYILAARTMGGGFWYILRRHLLPNFVPAIMFMVVSNISSAIITESTLSFLGLGLPLTEVSWGSLLSMSQEALLSNYWWIIVIPGTVLILTLVCITNLGEYIRRSNTRLFSNL, from the coding sequence ATGAACAGAAACAAGCCCATCTTCTCTCTGGCGCTTCTGGCGCTGATCGTGCTGTGCTGCGCCTTCGCCGGCCTGTTGGCCCCCTACCCGCCCGCTGCCATGGACAGTGCAGCGGTGAACCTGGCCCCCTGCCGTGCCCATCCCTTTGGCACGGACAACATGGGAAGAGACCTCTTCACCATGGTACTCTATGGGGGAAGGGCCTCGTTGATCATCGGTCTGGCCAGCGCCGCGCTCTCCACGTTCATCGCGGTGGTCTACGGGACCGCCAGCGGCCTTGCCGGGGAGCGAACGGACGACCTGCTGATGAGGACGGTGGAGCTTTTGATGAGTCTCCCCTCCATCCTGGTGATCCTGTTCCTTCAGGCCTGGTGGGGGCAGCCGACGTACCTGTCTCTCTCGGTGATCATCGGAATCACCAGCTGGATGAACATCGCCAAGATCGTCCGCAGCGAGGTGCGGCAGATCGGCGAAAGCGACTACATCCTGGCCGCACGCACCATGGGTGGCGGCTTCTGGTACATCCTGCGGCGGCATCTGCTTCCCAATTTCGTACCAGCCATCATGTTCATGGTGGTGTCCAACATCAGCTCTGCCATCATCACCGAGTCCACCCTGAGTTTCCTCGGACTTGGCCTGCCCCTGACGGAAGTCTCCTGGGGAAGCCTGCTGTCTATGTCGCAGGAAGCTCTTCTATCCAACTACTGGTGGATCATCGTGATCCCGGGCACCGTGCTGATCCTCACGCTGGTGTGCATCACCAATCTGGGAGAATATATTCGGCGATCGAACACACGACTATTCAGTAACCTGTAA
- the larB gene encoding nickel pincer cofactor biosynthesis protein LarB gives MTRNETRELLEKVASGKLSVNEAINDLRMDPIRDIDIAKLDTHRGLRQGIGEIIYGAGKTPEQIDRIAHALWEDGQETILVTRMSQEAAEYFRKDIPFQYFEDARAAVIGKMIPVDAPGYILVMTAGTSDIPVAEEAAITAETLGNEVHRVYDAGVAGIHRLLNHTDDIMNARVIIAIAGMEGALASVVGGLADCPVIAVPTSVGYGTAFGGVTALLAMLNSCASGVSVVNIDNGFGAGYLASMINHMEG, from the coding sequence ATGACGAGAAATGAGACCAGGGAGCTTCTGGAGAAGGTAGCATCCGGAAAGCTCTCGGTGAACGAAGCCATCAACGACTTGCGGATGGATCCCATCCGGGACATCGACATCGCCAAGCTGGATACTCATCGGGGACTGCGCCAGGGGATCGGAGAGATCATCTATGGGGCCGGAAAGACACCGGAGCAGATCGATCGGATCGCCCATGCGCTCTGGGAGGATGGACAGGAAACCATCCTGGTGACACGCATGAGCCAGGAGGCGGCGGAGTACTTTCGCAAAGACATCCCTTTTCAGTATTTTGAGGATGCCCGGGCAGCCGTTATCGGGAAGATGATCCCGGTGGATGCTCCGGGATATATACTGGTGATGACAGCGGGGACCAGCGATATTCCGGTGGCGGAAGAGGCGGCGATCACTGCGGAGACGCTCGGAAACGAAGTGCATCGGGTCTACGATGCAGGAGTAGCGGGGATCCATCGTCTGCTTAATCATACAGATGACATCATGAACGCCAGGGTCATCATCGCCATCGCCGGCATGGAAGGCGCCCTTGCCAGTGTGGTTGGCGGTCTGGCGGATTGTCCGGTGATCGCTGTGCCCACCAGTGTGGGGTACGGGACGGCCTTTGGCGGAGTGACAGCGCTGCTTGCCATGCTGAACTCCTGCGCCAGCGGGGTCAGCGTGGTGAATATCGACAACGGCTTTGGAGCTGGCTATCTGGCCAGCATGATCAACCATATGGAGGGATAG
- a CDS encoding ABC transporter permease has product MNQTQKKTEYILRKTGQMLLVLFLLSVIVFTLARLCPGDPLRAYYGDGLDRMNEQQKELARDKLGLNDSFPVQYARWAGELVHGDLGISYKYKRPVTEVIGNVWRNTLTLGGLSFLLTFLLAIWLGRLCALRENTWTDRILCRLGVVSGSIPAFFLALLLILLFAVNLRIFPTGGAYSLGHAEDLADRLWHLVLPVTVMVLGHLWYYAYMIRNKLLEETRKDYVMLCKAQGIPRGRILRHYCFRNILPSLLVIMAIAVPHILGGTYVVEMVFAYPGLGTLSFESALYKDYNMLMALCMLTGAVVLVCNLLAQIISEFIDPRMQYETIEEVSA; this is encoded by the coding sequence ATGAACCAAACACAGAAGAAAACCGAATATATTCTCCGAAAGACCGGGCAGATGCTCCTGGTGCTGTTCCTTCTTTCTGTGATCGTGTTCACGCTGGCAAGGCTTTGTCCCGGCGACCCTCTGCGGGCCTACTACGGTGACGGACTGGACCGGATGAACGAACAACAGAAGGAACTGGCCAGGGACAAGCTGGGACTGAACGACTCCTTCCCTGTGCAGTACGCCCGTTGGGCGGGAGAACTGGTCCACGGGGATCTGGGAATCTCCTACAAGTACAAGCGTCCGGTGACCGAAGTCATCGGGAATGTGTGGAGAAACACACTGACGCTTGGCGGGCTGTCCTTCCTCCTGACCTTCCTGCTGGCCATCTGGCTGGGCAGGCTTTGTGCTCTGCGAGAGAACACCTGGACGGACCGGATCCTGTGCAGGCTGGGGGTGGTGTCGGGGAGCATCCCGGCGTTCTTCCTGGCGCTGCTGCTGATCCTGCTCTTTGCCGTCAACCTGAGGATCTTCCCCACGGGGGGCGCTTACAGCCTGGGACATGCAGAGGATCTGGCGGACCGACTCTGGCATCTGGTGCTCCCAGTGACCGTGATGGTGCTGGGCCACCTGTGGTACTATGCCTACATGATCCGCAACAAGCTGCTGGAGGAGACCCGGAAGGACTACGTGATGCTGTGCAAGGCACAGGGGATCCCGCGGGGGCGGATTCTTCGACACTACTGCTTCCGGAACATCCTGCCTTCGCTTCTGGTGATCATGGCCATCGCCGTCCCCCACATCCTTGGAGGCACCTACGTGGTGGAGATGGTGTTCGCCTACCCGGGGCTGGGAACGCTGAGTTTTGAGAGCGCCCTCTACAAGGACTACAACATGCTGATGGCACTTTGCATGCTCACCGGGGCGGTGGTGCTGGTCTGCAACCTGTTGGCCCAGATCATCAGCGAATTCATCGATCCGCGGATGCAGTACGAAACCATAGAGGAGGTGAGCGCATGA
- a CDS encoding ABC transporter substrate-binding protein: MLKSKKLISIAAALALVMALVLTGCSGDKAASSDAKDGKTLIYGSQDYTAINPALFEHGEINLLLFAGLTTHDENNKVVPGLAEDWDYDADSHTYTFHLRDGLTFHDGEPLTSEDVKFTLESILDEKNASEIVSNYTDIKDIQCPDEKTVKIQLDKTNVAFPDYMTIGILPKHLLEGKDMTSDEFNQNPVGAGPYKLVNWDMGQSITMEKFDGYYAGAPKIDTVIFKIVPDTDAKAMQLASGDIDMAQITAKTTDDVEKTGNFNIYNMKTADYRAVAYNFAGSKFFKAHPELANILSYGIDRDAIIKSVLLGEGQSAYSPIQKNEFNKEDIEHFDYDPSKMEKLLEEDGWTKNAQGIYEKDGDTLKFNLDAMADDQVRVDMAKMVAAQLQEHGVDVTARAEKEIDWAGFDAVIIGWGSPFDADDHTYKIFTTDAGDNYTGYSNKKIDKILAEARSTDKAKDRKALYGDFLEEMTKQMPYSFIAYVDADYAVRKDITGITPDTLLGHHGVGIFWNIADWDIES; this comes from the coding sequence ATGTTGAAAAGCAAGAAACTAATAAGCATCGCGGCCGCTCTGGCACTTGTCATGGCCCTGGTCCTCACCGGCTGCAGCGGCGACAAAGCCGCCAGCTCGGATGCCAAGGATGGCAAGACCCTGATCTACGGCAGCCAGGACTACACCGCCATCAACCCGGCTTTGTTCGAGCACGGCGAGATCAACCTGCTGCTGTTCGCCGGCCTCACCACCCATGACGAGAACAACAAGGTGGTGCCCGGTCTGGCAGAAGACTGGGACTACGACGCGGACTCCCACACCTATACCTTCCATCTCCGTGACGGCCTCACCTTCCACGACGGTGAGCCGCTGACCTCAGAGGACGTGAAGTTCACCCTGGAGTCCATTCTGGATGAGAAGAACGCTTCGGAGATCGTCTCCAACTACACCGATATCAAGGACATCCAGTGCCCGGATGAGAAGACCGTCAAGATCCAGCTGGACAAGACCAACGTGGCCTTCCCGGATTACATGACCATCGGCATCCTGCCCAAGCATCTGCTCGAGGGCAAGGACATGACCAGCGACGAGTTCAACCAGAACCCGGTCGGAGCCGGCCCCTATAAGTTGGTGAACTGGGATATGGGACAGAGCATCACCATGGAGAAGTTCGACGGCTACTATGCCGGTGCTCCCAAGATCGATACCGTGATCTTCAAGATCGTACCGGATACGGATGCCAAGGCCATGCAGCTGGCCTCCGGAGACATCGACATGGCACAGATCACCGCCAAGACCACCGACGATGTGGAGAAGACCGGCAACTTCAACATTTACAACATGAAGACCGCCGACTACCGCGCTGTAGCGTACAACTTTGCCGGGTCCAAGTTCTTCAAGGCTCATCCTGAGCTTGCCAACATCCTGAGTTACGGGATCGACCGGGATGCCATCATCAAGAGCGTCCTGCTGGGTGAGGGCCAGAGCGCCTACTCCCCGATCCAGAAGAATGAGTTCAATAAGGAAGATATCGAGCACTTCGACTATGACCCCTCCAAGATGGAGAAACTCCTGGAGGAGGATGGCTGGACCAAGAATGCCCAGGGCATCTATGAGAAGGATGGCGATACGCTGAAGTTCAATCTGGATGCCATGGCAGACGACCAGGTGCGTGTGGATATGGCCAAGATGGTAGCCGCACAGCTGCAGGAACATGGTGTGGACGTCACCGCCAGAGCTGAGAAAGAGATCGACTGGGCCGGATTTGACGCAGTCATCATCGGTTGGGGATCCCCCTTTGACGCAGATGATCACACCTACAAGATCTTCACCACCGACGCTGGTGACAACTACACCGGCTACTCCAACAAGAAAATCGACAAGATCCTTGCCGAGGCTCGCTCCACAGACAAAGCCAAAGACCGCAAGGCCCTCTACGGTGACTTCCTGGAGGAGATGACAAAACAAATGCCCTACAGCTTCATCGCATACGTAGACGCGGACTACGCTGTCCGCAAAGACATCACCGGGATCACCCCGGACACCCTCCTGGGACACCACGGTGTGGGCATCTTCTGGAACATTGCAGACTGGGATATCGAATCCTAG
- a CDS encoding 3-hydroxyacyl-CoA dehydrogenase family protein, whose protein sequence is MKIAFVGTGMIGSGLAVNAALKGLDVVLYDVVDTEVVKDTVGKVLDILVEAGAIDAARADETIAAMGFTQDIAEAVSGADFVQECVPEKIELKHSTYRQIQEICGEDVIIASSTSGMFPSKLSEGALYPEKIVVGHPYNPSYLLPLIEVCGPHAPQEVLDKACAIYKAMGKEPVICKKEVTGFIVNSLSWGVMDDGIQKVLDGVCEVEDVDKAIMYGPGMRMAITGQLLTMSMGVKGGFRVMAEKYGATAARRPEQIPHYPEIEDGVEAEIAGRSQTQGQNLDDIVKFRDKAFVEILKLQGKEF, encoded by the coding sequence ATGAAAATTGCTTTTGTGGGAACCGGCATGATCGGTTCCGGACTGGCCGTTAACGCTGCGCTGAAGGGACTGGACGTAGTCTTGTACGATGTGGTGGACACCGAGGTGGTGAAAGACACTGTCGGAAAGGTCCTGGACATTCTGGTAGAGGCGGGCGCCATCGACGCCGCCCGTGCAGACGAGACCATCGCAGCCATGGGCTTCACCCAGGACATAGCTGAGGCCGTCAGCGGCGCAGACTTTGTGCAGGAGTGCGTGCCCGAGAAGATCGAGCTGAAGCACAGCACCTATCGCCAGATCCAGGAGATTTGCGGTGAGGACGTGATCATCGCCAGCTCCACCAGCGGCATGTTCCCATCCAAGCTTTCCGAGGGCGCTCTCTATCCTGAGAAGATCGTAGTAGGACATCCCTACAATCCTTCCTACCTGCTTCCCCTCATCGAGGTATGTGGCCCCCACGCGCCGCAGGAGGTCCTGGACAAGGCCTGCGCGATCTACAAGGCCATGGGCAAAGAGCCTGTCATCTGCAAGAAGGAAGTCACCGGCTTCATCGTGAACAGCCTCTCCTGGGGCGTGATGGACGACGGCATCCAGAAGGTGCTGGACGGTGTCTGCGAAGTAGAAGATGTGGACAAGGCCATCATGTACGGCCCTGGCATGCGTATGGCTATCACAGGTCAGCTTCTGACCATGTCCATGGGCGTCAAGGGCGGTTTCCGCGTCATGGCGGAGAAGTACGGTGCTACCGCAGCACGCCGGCCGGAGCAGATCCCCCACTATCCTGAGATCGAGGACGGTGTGGAGGCCGAGATCGCAGGCCGCAGCCAGACACAGGGGCAGAATCTGGACGACATCGTCAAGTTCCGTGACAAAGCCTTCGTCGAGATCCTGAAGCTGCAGGGCAAAGAATTTTAG